One Chryseobacterium sp. StRB126 genomic region harbors:
- a CDS encoding peptidylprolyl isomerase produces MTNKLKITYLLGIFIMIFSSNMMNAQLKPGDLVDGIAAVIGNEIVLESDVTEQMNYGKQQGANNTDKCEFLESLINNKLLVYEAKKDTLIENRSAAIKEQANQKYRQLLSQFPDEKTLLAAYKFRNSYEMKNAIEKIDTDQYYGQAKYQRVTDKADVTPNEVTDFYNMYKMQLPQVKDEVTLAQIMMYPTLTEAHKQDLINRLKKIKKDILGGETFESQARIYSEDEGSASNGGLYKNINKGQMVKPFEAAALNLQENEISDPIESEFGYHIIQLIKRSGKVYDARHILLKATPTDEEMKKAKAKLDSIRGLIIDGKMTFKDAAFKFSDDKKTKFNAGVIPGGDGSDKIERESIPGTISYELAGLNKGDVTTAFEDEDNRRKAVKIIKLEEVIPAHQITLETDFSRIKQMALNKKKNEMVEKFVNSKLPTTFISIDGRYDNCNFKSNWKKESIKK; encoded by the coding sequence ATGACAAATAAACTAAAAATCACTTATCTTCTTGGGATTTTCATCATGATATTTTCATCCAATATGATGAATGCCCAGCTAAAACCGGGAGATTTAGTGGATGGTATTGCTGCTGTGATCGGAAATGAAATTGTTTTGGAATCAGATGTTACGGAGCAGATGAATTATGGGAAACAGCAGGGAGCTAATAACACTGATAAATGTGAGTTCCTTGAAAGCCTTATCAACAACAAACTTCTTGTATACGAAGCAAAAAAGGATACGCTAATTGAAAACCGTTCTGCTGCAATCAAAGAGCAGGCTAATCAAAAATACCGTCAGTTGCTTTCTCAATTTCCGGATGAAAAAACATTATTAGCTGCCTATAAGTTCAGAAATTCTTACGAAATGAAAAACGCTATCGAGAAAATCGATACGGATCAATATTACGGACAGGCGAAATACCAGAGAGTTACCGATAAAGCAGACGTTACGCCTAATGAGGTTACTGACTTTTATAATATGTATAAAATGCAGTTGCCACAGGTAAAAGATGAAGTTACTTTAGCTCAGATTATGATGTATCCTACCTTAACGGAGGCTCATAAACAGGATCTTATTAACAGACTGAAAAAAATTAAGAAGGATATTCTTGGTGGGGAAACTTTTGAAAGCCAGGCAAGAATTTACTCTGAAGATGAAGGTTCCGCTTCCAATGGGGGATTATATAAAAACATCAATAAAGGACAGATGGTGAAGCCGTTTGAAGCTGCAGCATTAAACCTTCAGGAAAACGAAATTTCAGATCCTATTGAATCTGAATTCGGATACCATATCATTCAATTAATAAAAAGATCAGGAAAAGTATATGATGCAAGACATATTCTTTTGAAAGCTACTCCTACTGATGAAGAAATGAAAAAAGCAAAAGCAAAACTAGACAGCATCAGAGGTTTAATTATAGACGGAAAGATGACATTTAAAGATGCAGCGTTCAAGTTTTCAGATGATAAAAAAACCAAGTTCAATGCCGGTGTAATTCCTGGTGGAGACGGTTCAGATAAAATAGAAAGAGAGAGTATCCCTGGAACGATCAGCTACGAATTGGCAGGTTTGAATAAAGGAGATGTTACCACTGCTTTTGAAGATGAAGACAACAGAAGAAAAGCTGTGAAAATCATTAAATTGGAAGAGGTGATTCCTGCACACCAGATCACTCTGGAGACCGACTTCAGCCGAATCAAGCAGATGGCTCTCAATAAAAAGAAAAACGAAATGGTTGAAAAATTTGTCAACTCTAAGTTGCC